From Synoicihabitans lomoniglobus, the proteins below share one genomic window:
- a CDS encoding amino acid adenylation domain-containing protein, with amino-acid sequence MDADSIPSASSDDAFDQVDDELLAMLLDEEGDAVAESPRSIPVRPSGAEPVLSFAQQRLWFLQQLEPTSPAYNISVVVKLGRAVAVEQLATALATIVKRHDVLRTAFPAIDGRAHVRRHDEARVAIEIIDTSPGELMSAAAEVSLRPFDLAQAPLLRLALLRTGSNEQHVVLVMHHIISDAWSMDNLVRELGLIYGAASKGAAPALPSLPIQYGDFAAWQRERLDAGLRDLQLAYWRQQLADPTELELPCDRPRPVRPDYTGASIPFTVSPDVVVKLRQLIADTESTFFMAMLAVGHGWLHRLSGQNDVVLGAPVANRGMAALEPLIGFFVNTLALRSRVDAETATFRTLLNAARQATLDGFAHQDVPFEAIVAELLPDRDVTRNPLFQVMLTADSAGPDHPAPPELGLEAIELPAAVAKFDLTLSLQESGAGISGALEYATALFDAATAERFVAQFQFSLEQFVASPDRPLAQLPRLPPAEAQQLLAWGAGPCPDYPSTSLAAVFNATAQRFPTSAALTFGDQSISYRELARRSHQLAHVLRSRGVQVDQPVGVCQERSPELVVTLLAILQAGGAYLALDPAYPTERITALLAAADCSIVVIDPVHREQMPSDVDIICPTEISAEIDSAPAQPPEVEMRPDHLAYISFTSGSTGTPKGVAVPHRAVLRLVHGEVFARFGPDEVFLLMAPIAFDASTLELWGPLLHGGRLAIMAPGTPTLEQIGQTVKAQEVTTLWLTAGLFNLMVDERVEDLRGVRQLLSGGDVLSPRHVAQALAALPHTRLINGYGPTENTTFTCCHRILTSDLNHGSIPIGRPISHTTVAVLDDSLRPVPIGAVGELYTGGDGLARGYIGQPELTAAAFVPHPQLPGARLYRTGDRVRWRGDGTLEFIGRADRQVKINGHRIEPGEVEAALAALAGVHAAAVMVDQGSARKRLIGYAASTNDAETLRAALAEHLPDYLVPPVIVTLPALPLTPNGKVDRQALPPPPTNEELETVAPRNEVERVVAEIWGGVLALERIGIHANYFASGGDSIGAIQVASRLRRAGWTIRVADLFQHPTVASLAAYLDRNVSTTAPTPRSAHVGPVAPTPAQAWFLQHFTTARHHFNQAVLLQPRTAWNDTKIARAVTAVWRHHDALRTVLRGDVLEILPPSHPCELVCITVPDDAARLAHTETIQRGFDLADGPLFQAVHYRLPGRERLLLVAHHLAVDGVSWRLIIEDLTSAMAMDAPELGPRPLNIHRWSTAVAEQAHDHLLYWRSVLARPVAPWPAPRSDTPNRFGNTSTIGTRLSEATTRSLLTEVHAAFHTEVDDFLLLALGRALQRWHGGATTRVMLEGHGRDARADIPPPEHTVGWFTALHPFVLEIVEGDLARQLKSLKEARRLVPEHGNTFGPSAFLSNATELSTATAEIPISFNYLGRFDDEAESELRFAEESSGSPIGSDVTRPHEIDAGAAVTGGCLGLSLTFGVERVNADAMQTLLDDWAEELDALIRFTTSDIAPEATPADFTSPVFQLPEYESFLQRHGWSATAVEDVARLSPMQAGLLFQSVFDETSSAYFVQMAYRLRGTLDASAFVAAWHELARRHTILRTSFVHEDTPEPVQIIWRERVPVTAVHDLRHLDADEQRTHIAASRQEDLARPFDLAHDALWRVTIWQLADDLTEIVWSYHHVLLDGWSLGLVHRDLFACYAGNSKLEPSIPYRDYVRWLEQRPPEAARNFWSSYLNGYDDASPLPAEPTSTITPEHHEYSVELGESLSQQLRKLATDTGSTLATLMQAAWGILLGRLNRTEDVVFGAIVSGRPADLAGVERMVGLFICAVPVRITCGDDRSFGDLLKTAQRDALTAEPHHHLPLPEIQTFTPLGRKLFDHLLVFENFPIDRTTTGGSAAAPVIEHVEAHDRTHYDFDLTIDPGTSISLRFGHDRAVYGDDQIARLAARFETLLVGLVANPQQAIGSISCLPQAEHERVTITFNQTGTAVPNQATLVTLLQKGRSDHPHALAVVQGDTALTYEELHLRADALAEQLQARGVKPETVVGLSVGRTPDMIIGVLGIMRAGGAYLPLDPLYPAERLRGMLADAGARIVVTTRTDAQALPVDAKTMEVLHLEEVPVQPEQDLSPVTLQPHHLAYLIYTSGSTGRPKGVAVEHRSLVNAAVAWREGYGLNAPGAAPRILQMASLSFDVFAGDLIRALTNGGTLYLCDADTRLDPEGLVALLREHRITQFESTPGLILPLMEHARHTNTDLPDLGMLILGSDTLRAADYRRLVTDFGQGRRIINSYGVTEATIDTCFYENASPPESRGDESTPIGCPMANQRLYVLDSRGQPAGIGVPGELFIGGDGLARGYHARDELTAERFPTLDPGDGKQRLYRAGDLACWRADGRLEFLGRSDRQVKVRGVRIEPGEIESNLRHLPSVADALVEARDMGGNLELVAYVVPKYAEANPVAACRDHLRSTLSAAMLPGHWVVLDRLPLSPNGKVDRRALPDPDPALAAPSEDKIAPRTATEVTIAKLWQDVLQVSLIGVDDDFFLQGGHSLKAMQLLSRIQRDLGVRVPMRTFFDHATIAGLATQVDANRRPNTAESGDRQIPLAAPAPHYPLSYAQQRLWLLHQLGGETAYNMPEAYRVDGPLDPTALEQAIARVIQRHEALRTEFTEIEGDPVQRIHADVPYTLNRVDLRDSSDAESEARSIADREAVAPFDLKTPPLLRTTLLQLKDDRWVYLQTIHHIVGDGWSGNVLYREIFAAYAAAMSGATPPLPALRLHYKDFACWQKARGWDREESYWLHALRGAPSALALPYDFPSTTERDFRGDHEKHTLGAVATAALRRRATERRTTVANTLLAVFDLLLFQLTQQPDFCIGVSHANRHHPDLENLLGFFVNLLPVRARLDASMDFDALLNQVVETADAALEHQEYPFDLMVQQLNPDRAANRQPLLNIVYAFQNFADVHVDIGVPLPSNTPSPNGPEITPFDHTFHTSKFDLTLFASDDGDTIELVLEYDAGLFKAATIRRYLSLLDRFADMIGSTPNS; translated from the coding sequence ATGGATGCCGATTCAATTCCCTCCGCTTCGTCTGACGACGCCTTCGACCAAGTCGATGACGAGCTGTTGGCCATGCTGCTTGATGAAGAAGGCGATGCCGTCGCCGAGTCTCCGCGTTCGATCCCCGTGCGCCCTTCGGGGGCGGAGCCGGTGCTCTCCTTCGCCCAACAGCGGCTTTGGTTTCTGCAGCAACTCGAACCCACGAGTCCCGCCTACAATATTTCGGTGGTGGTAAAGCTCGGGCGCGCGGTCGCGGTGGAGCAATTGGCGACGGCCCTGGCCACCATTGTAAAACGTCATGACGTTTTGCGCACGGCCTTCCCGGCCATTGACGGCCGCGCCCATGTCCGGCGTCACGACGAGGCGCGAGTGGCGATCGAAATCATTGATACTTCGCCCGGCGAATTGATGAGCGCAGCGGCCGAAGTCAGCCTGCGCCCGTTCGACTTGGCCCAGGCACCATTATTGCGGCTTGCCCTGCTGCGCACCGGCTCGAACGAGCAGCACGTGGTGTTGGTGATGCATCACATCATTTCCGACGCCTGGTCGATGGACAATCTGGTGCGCGAACTGGGTCTGATTTACGGGGCCGCATCAAAAGGAGCCGCACCGGCCCTGCCGTCCTTGCCCATTCAATACGGCGACTTTGCGGCTTGGCAACGGGAGCGACTCGACGCGGGTCTGCGCGACCTTCAACTCGCCTATTGGCGGCAGCAGCTGGCCGATCCCACGGAGTTGGAACTGCCCTGCGACCGGCCGCGCCCTGTTCGGCCGGATTACACGGGGGCCAGTATACCGTTTACCGTGTCTCCGGATGTCGTCGTCAAGCTGCGTCAGCTCATTGCCGACACCGAGTCGACTTTCTTCATGGCGATGCTGGCCGTCGGCCATGGCTGGTTACATCGCTTGAGTGGGCAGAACGACGTGGTGCTCGGCGCTCCTGTCGCCAATCGCGGCATGGCGGCCTTGGAGCCGTTGATCGGATTTTTTGTCAATACCCTGGCGCTGCGGTCCCGAGTGGACGCGGAAACCGCTACTTTTCGCACGCTCTTAAACGCCGCCCGTCAAGCCACGTTGGATGGTTTCGCTCATCAGGATGTGCCGTTCGAGGCTATCGTCGCGGAGCTCCTGCCGGACCGCGATGTCACCCGCAATCCGCTGTTTCAAGTCATGTTGACCGCGGACTCAGCTGGTCCGGACCACCCCGCTCCACCCGAGCTCGGTCTCGAAGCCATCGAGCTGCCCGCCGCCGTCGCCAAGTTTGACCTGACACTATCGCTGCAGGAATCGGGGGCTGGCATCAGCGGGGCGTTGGAATACGCGACCGCTTTATTCGACGCCGCTACGGCCGAGCGATTTGTCGCGCAGTTCCAATTCAGCTTGGAGCAATTTGTGGCGTCGCCCGATCGCCCGCTCGCCCAGTTGCCACGGCTGCCTCCCGCCGAAGCACAGCAACTCTTGGCGTGGGGAGCGGGTCCATGCCCCGACTATCCGTCAACATCCCTTGCGGCTGTTTTTAATGCGACCGCCCAACGTTTTCCGACGTCCGCCGCCCTGACATTTGGCGACCAGAGCATCAGCTATCGCGAACTGGCCCGACGATCCCATCAACTCGCCCATGTGCTGCGTTCGCGCGGCGTGCAAGTGGACCAGCCCGTCGGGGTGTGCCAGGAACGTTCGCCGGAACTGGTGGTGACGCTGTTGGCAATATTGCAGGCGGGAGGGGCATATCTCGCACTCGATCCCGCCTACCCGACTGAACGCATCACAGCCCTGCTGGCGGCGGCGGATTGCTCCATAGTCGTGATTGACCCGGTTCATCGCGAACAAATGCCATCCGACGTCGACATCATTTGTCCGACCGAAATATCCGCCGAAATTGACTCCGCCCCCGCTCAGCCGCCCGAGGTTGAAATGCGACCGGACCACCTCGCCTACATCAGTTTCACCTCCGGCTCGACCGGCACGCCCAAAGGCGTCGCGGTGCCGCATCGCGCGGTTTTGCGTTTGGTGCACGGCGAGGTCTTTGCCCGCTTCGGTCCCGACGAAGTCTTTTTATTGATGGCTCCGATCGCATTTGATGCGTCGACCTTGGAGCTGTGGGGACCACTCCTCCACGGCGGCCGTCTCGCGATCATGGCGCCCGGCACGCCGACCTTGGAACAGATCGGGCAAACAGTGAAGGCGCAGGAGGTGACGACGCTCTGGCTGACGGCCGGACTGTTCAACCTCATGGTCGATGAACGCGTCGAAGACCTGCGCGGCGTGCGGCAGTTATTGTCGGGCGGAGATGTGCTGAGCCCGCGACACGTGGCCCAGGCCTTGGCCGCGTTACCCCATACCCGACTGATCAACGGCTACGGTCCCACTGAAAACACGACCTTCACGTGTTGTCATCGCATCCTTACGTCCGATCTGAACCACGGTTCGATACCAATCGGCCGCCCCATCAGTCACACCACCGTGGCGGTGTTGGACGACTCCCTCCGGCCGGTGCCGATCGGCGCCGTCGGCGAACTTTATACCGGCGGTGACGGACTGGCCCGAGGTTACATCGGCCAGCCCGAGCTCACGGCGGCCGCGTTCGTGCCGCATCCGCAACTACCAGGCGCACGACTCTACCGCACGGGCGATCGCGTGCGCTGGCGGGGAGATGGCACGTTGGAATTCATCGGCCGCGCGGACCGGCAAGTGAAGATCAATGGACACCGGATCGAGCCCGGGGAAGTTGAGGCTGCGCTGGCAGCGTTGGCTGGAGTCCACGCCGCTGCGGTCATGGTGGATCAGGGTTCCGCCCGCAAACGCCTGATCGGCTACGCCGCCTCGACGAACGACGCCGAGACCTTGCGCGCTGCGCTGGCGGAACACTTACCCGATTATTTGGTTCCTCCCGTGATCGTGACGTTGCCCGCCTTGCCCCTGACGCCCAATGGCAAGGTCGACCGTCAAGCGTTACCGCCGCCTCCGACAAATGAAGAGCTTGAAACGGTGGCACCGCGCAACGAAGTGGAGCGCGTTGTCGCCGAGATCTGGGGCGGCGTGCTGGCGTTGGAACGCATCGGCATTCACGCCAACTACTTCGCCAGTGGCGGTGACTCCATCGGTGCGATTCAAGTGGCGAGCCGACTACGTCGTGCCGGATGGACGATTCGCGTTGCGGACCTTTTCCAACACCCGACCGTGGCCTCGCTGGCCGCATATTTGGACCGCAACGTTTCAACCACCGCTCCGACCCCGCGCTCCGCGCACGTGGGTCCGGTGGCACCCACGCCCGCCCAAGCATGGTTTCTGCAGCACTTCACGACCGCACGACATCACTTCAACCAAGCGGTTCTGTTGCAACCGCGCACCGCGTGGAATGACACCAAAATTGCCCGGGCGGTCACGGCGGTGTGGCGTCACCATGATGCCTTGCGCACCGTCTTGCGCGGAGACGTTCTGGAAATTCTTCCCCCATCTCATCCGTGTGAGCTTGTCTGCATAACGGTGCCCGATGACGCAGCCCGTCTCGCTCACACCGAAACGATTCAACGCGGTTTCGATTTGGCGGACGGCCCTCTATTCCAGGCGGTGCATTACCGACTCCCGGGCAGGGAACGCCTGCTGTTGGTTGCCCATCATCTCGCGGTCGATGGCGTCTCATGGCGTCTCATCATCGAAGATTTGACGAGTGCGATGGCAATGGACGCACCGGAACTTGGTCCCCGCCCTCTCAACATCCACCGTTGGAGCACCGCGGTCGCGGAGCAGGCACATGATCATCTCCTCTATTGGCGTAGTGTCCTCGCGCGCCCGGTCGCGCCGTGGCCGGCCCCGCGATCTGATACCCCCAACCGGTTCGGGAACACGTCCACCATCGGCACCCGTTTAAGTGAGGCCACCACCCGCAGTTTGTTGACCGAGGTGCATGCGGCTTTTCACACCGAGGTGGACGACTTTCTGCTGTTGGCCCTGGGCCGAGCGCTGCAGCGGTGGCATGGAGGGGCGACGACACGAGTCATGTTGGAAGGCCACGGCCGCGACGCACGTGCCGACATCCCTCCACCGGAACATACGGTGGGCTGGTTTACCGCGTTGCATCCGTTCGTTCTGGAAATCGTCGAAGGTGATCTCGCCCGCCAACTCAAGTCGCTGAAGGAAGCCCGCCGTTTGGTTCCCGAGCATGGCAATACTTTCGGTCCGAGTGCGTTCCTGAGCAACGCGACCGAACTGAGCACAGCCACCGCCGAGATTCCGATTTCCTTCAACTATCTCGGGCGGTTCGACGACGAGGCCGAGAGCGAACTGCGCTTTGCGGAAGAATCTTCGGGCTCTCCCATTGGTTCCGACGTCACGCGTCCTCACGAAATCGATGCAGGAGCGGCCGTCACCGGAGGTTGTTTGGGCTTATCGCTGACCTTTGGGGTGGAACGCGTGAACGCGGACGCGATGCAAACGTTACTGGATGACTGGGCCGAAGAACTCGACGCCCTCATCCGCTTCACGACGTCCGACATCGCGCCGGAGGCGACTCCCGCGGACTTCACCTCGCCCGTCTTTCAACTTCCTGAATATGAATCCTTCCTGCAACGACACGGTTGGTCGGCGACAGCGGTGGAGGATGTGGCCCGGCTTTCGCCCATGCAGGCGGGGTTGTTGTTCCAATCGGTCTTTGATGAGACCTCGAGCGCCTACTTCGTGCAGATGGCCTACCGCTTGCGCGGGACATTGGACGCCAGTGCTTTCGTCGCCGCGTGGCACGAACTCGCCCGGCGCCACACCATTCTGCGCACCTCGTTCGTGCACGAAGACACGCCGGAGCCCGTGCAAATCATCTGGCGCGAACGCGTCCCCGTGACCGCAGTCCACGATCTGCGCCACCTCGATGCGGACGAGCAGCGCACCCACATCGCGGCAAGCCGCCAGGAGGATTTAGCCCGACCGTTCGACCTCGCTCACGATGCCTTGTGGCGAGTGACGATATGGCAGTTGGCCGACGACCTCACTGAAATCGTCTGGAGCTACCACCACGTGTTGCTCGATGGTTGGAGTCTGGGCCTCGTGCATCGCGATCTTTTCGCGTGCTACGCCGGAAACTCCAAACTGGAGCCAAGCATCCCCTACCGCGACTACGTGCGTTGGCTCGAACAACGTCCGCCCGAGGCGGCCCGTAATTTCTGGTCGTCCTACCTGAATGGATACGACGACGCATCCCCGCTTCCCGCCGAACCCACCTCGACCATCACGCCCGAACACCACGAGTATAGCGTCGAACTTGGCGAATCCCTCAGTCAGCAGCTACGGAAACTCGCCACCGACACCGGTTCCACTCTGGCCACCCTGATGCAAGCGGCGTGGGGCATTTTGCTGGGACGGCTCAATCGAACCGAGGACGTCGTTTTTGGCGCCATTGTTTCCGGTCGCCCGGCGGACCTCGCCGGCGTCGAGCGCATGGTGGGGCTGTTCATCTGCGCCGTGCCGGTTCGCATCACTTGCGGAGACGATAGGTCGTTTGGAGATCTGCTGAAAACCGCCCAGCGCGACGCGTTGACCGCGGAGCCGCATCATCACCTGCCACTTCCGGAAATCCAAACGTTCACCCCGTTGGGACGGAAACTGTTCGATCATCTCCTGGTGTTTGAAAACTTCCCCATTGATCGCACCACGACGGGTGGCTCCGCCGCTGCGCCGGTGATCGAACACGTCGAGGCGCACGACCGCACCCACTACGACTTTGATCTGACCATTGATCCCGGGACCTCGATCAGTCTGCGCTTTGGTCATGATCGGGCGGTCTACGGAGATGATCAGATCGCGCGACTGGCCGCTCGTTTCGAGACCCTGCTCGTTGGTTTGGTCGCAAACCCTCAGCAGGCCATCGGGTCAATTTCCTGTCTGCCCCAGGCAGAGCACGAGCGAGTGACGATCACGTTCAATCAAACCGGCACCGCGGTGCCGAACCAGGCCACTTTGGTCACGCTACTGCAGAAGGGTCGGTCCGATCACCCCCACGCACTGGCAGTGGTCCAAGGCGATACGGCGCTGACCTATGAGGAATTACACCTGCGTGCCGACGCGTTGGCCGAGCAGTTGCAGGCCCGCGGGGTGAAACCGGAAACCGTCGTCGGACTAAGTGTGGGACGGACGCCCGACATGATCATCGGTGTGCTCGGCATCATGAGGGCCGGCGGCGCGTATCTGCCGCTGGACCCGCTTTATCCCGCCGAGCGCTTGCGCGGAATGCTGGCGGATGCCGGAGCGCGTATCGTGGTGACCACTCGCACGGATGCGCAGGCCTTGCCGGTCGACGCAAAAACGATGGAAGTGCTTCATCTGGAGGAGGTGCCAGTGCAACCGGAACAGGATCTGTCGCCGGTGACCCTGCAGCCCCACCATCTCGCCTATTTGATTTACACTTCGGGTTCCACCGGCCGCCCCAAGGGCGTGGCCGTCGAACACCGTTCATTGGTCAACGCCGCCGTAGCTTGGCGGGAAGGCTACGGTCTGAACGCACCCGGAGCCGCCCCCCGCATTCTGCAAATGGCCAGTCTATCCTTCGATGTTTTCGCCGGAGACCTCATTCGAGCGTTGACCAATGGAGGCACGCTTTACTTGTGCGACGCCGACACCCGCCTGGATCCGGAGGGACTGGTGGCGTTGTTGCGCGAGCACCGTATCACCCAGTTTGAAAGCACCCCCGGACTGATCCTGCCCCTGATGGAACACGCACGGCACACCAACACGGATTTGCCTGATCTGGGAATGTTGATTCTCGGGTCCGATACCCTGCGCGCCGCCGACTATCGCCGACTGGTCACCGACTTCGGTCAAGGGCGTCGCATCATCAACAGCTACGGGGTAACCGAGGCGACCATCGACACCTGTTTCTACGAGAATGCCTCTCCGCCGGAATCACGGGGAGACGAGTCCACCCCCATCGGATGTCCCATGGCCAACCAGAGGCTTTATGTGCTGGATAGCCGCGGCCAACCCGCGGGCATTGGCGTGCCCGGAGAGTTGTTCATCGGTGGGGACGGGCTCGCTCGCGGTTATCATGCCCGGGATGAACTCACCGCCGAACGCTTCCCCACGCTTGATCCGGGTGATGGCAAACAACGACTTTATCGCGCCGGGGACCTCGCGTGCTGGCGAGCGGATGGCAGGTTGGAGTTTCTCGGGCGCAGTGACCGCCAGGTCAAAGTGCGGGGCGTGCGCATCGAACCGGGCGAAATCGAAAGCAACCTACGCCACCTTCCGAGCGTGGCGGACGCGTTGGTCGAGGCCCGCGATATGGGCGGTAACCTGGAACTCGTGGCCTACGTGGTGCCAAAATACGCCGAGGCCAACCCTGTCGCTGCCTGCCGCGACCATCTGCGCAGCACGTTGTCAGCCGCGATGCTGCCCGGACATTGGGTAGTCTTGGATCGCCTGCCCCTCTCCCCCAACGGCAAGGTAGACCGACGCGCCCTGCCTGATCCCGACCCGGCCCTCGCCGCGCCGTCCGAGGATAAGATCGCACCGCGCACCGCGACCGAAGTCACCATCGCCAAACTCTGGCAGGACGTGCTGCAGGTTTCCCTCATCGGCGTGGACGATGACTTTTTCCTGCAAGGCGGCCATAGTCTCAAAGCGATGCAACTACTCTCGCGCATTCAGCGCGACCTCGGGGTGCGCGTGCCCATGCGCACGTTTTTCGACCATGCGACCATCGCCGGACTCGCCACCCAGGTGGACGCCAACCGGCGCCCCAATACGGCGGAATCAGGCGACCGGCAAATCCCTCTCGCTGCGCCGGCGCCGCACTATCCGCTCTCCTACGCCCAGCAACGCTTGTGGCTGCTGCACCAACTCGGTGGCGAGACGGCTTACAACATGCCGGAAGCTTATCGGGTGGACGGTCCACTTGACCCCACCGCGCTCGAACAAGCCATTGCCCGTGTGATCCAAAGACATGAGGCCCTGCGCACGGAATTTACGGAAATCGAAGGCGATCCGGTGCAACGCATTCACGCCGACGTTCCGTATACGCTCAACCGCGTCGACCTGCGCGACTCAAGCGACGCCGAATCCGAAGCTCGTTCCATCGCCGACCGGGAAGCGGTCGCCCCCTTCGATCTCAAGACCCCGCCACTGCTGCGCACGACCTTGTTGCAACTGAAGGATGATCGCTGGGTTTATCTCCAAACGATTCATCACATCGTGGGAGACGGTTGGTCGGGCAACGTGCTGTATCGTGAAATTTTCGCCGCCTATGCAGCCGCCATGAGTGGTGCCACGCCTCCGCTGCCCGCCCTGCGCCTGCACTACAAGGATTTCGCTTGTTGGCAAAAAGCCCGCGGTTGGGACCGCGAGGAAAGCTATTGGTTGCATGCATTGCGCGGCGCCCCCTCCGCCCTGGCGCTGCCCTACGATTTCCCCTCGACCACCGAACGTGACTTCCGGGGCGATCATGAGAAACACACTCTCGGGGCGGTTGCCACCGCCGCGTTGCGTCGTCGCGCCACCGAACGGCGCACGACCGTCGCCAACACGTTGCTGGCAGTGTTCGATCTGCTGTTGTTTCAACTCACGCAACAGCCCGACTTTTGCATCGGCGTGAGTCACGCCAACCGACACCACCCCGACTTGGAAAACTTGCTCGGCTTCTTCGTCAATCTGCTGCCCGTCCGTGCGCGCCTTGATGCCTCGATGGATTTCGACGCGCTGCTCAACCAGGTCGTGGAAACGGCCGACGCCGCTTTGGAACATCAGGAGTATCCCTTCGACCTCATGGTGCAGCAGCTCAACCCCGATCGCGCCGCCAATCGCCAGCCGTTGCTCAACATCGTCTATGCGTTTCAAAATTTCGCCGATGTTCACGTGGACATCGGGGTGCCTCTTCCCAGCAACACGCCCTCCCCGAACGGCCCCGAGATAACCCCGTTCGATCATACGTTCCACACCTCCAAGTTCGATCTCACCCTGTTTGCCAGCGACGACGGAGATACCATCGAGCTCGTGCTCGAATACGACGCTGGTCTCTTCAAAGCCGCCACCATCCGCCGCTATCTCAGCCTGCTCGATCGCTTCGCCGACATGATCGGTTCGACGCCCAATTCCTGA